The Actinosynnema mirum DSM 43827 genomic interval CGGAGGTCCGGGAGGCTCGCGGTCCGGTCGAGCAGGTCGATCACCGGTTCGGGGGACAGCGCCTCGTGGACGCAGGCGTGGATCAGCTCCTGCTTGTCCTTGAACGCCCGGAAGACCGTGCCCTCGGCGATGCCTGCCGCCTGGGCGATCTGGCTGGTGGTGACGTTGGCGCCGTGCAGTTCGAGCAGGGGGAGCGTCGCCTGGACGATCGCGTCCCTGCGCTCCTCCTGGCTCATCGCCGGTGCTCGTCTGCGCTTGGGCGTGGTCTCCTCGGGCATGGGGCCAATGTATGAGTGAGCGCTCACTCAAGTCAAGGAGTGAGTGCTCACTCATGTGTGGCGCATAGCACGGGACGGGTGCGGAACCGGTCGGCTCCCACCTCGTTGTCCACAGGCGGAGCGGTTGTCCACAGATCGCCTCCGGCCGCTTCCGGCGCAGCTCGGCGGGGGTGAAGCTGGACGGGACGAGGTGTCCGGACGGCGTGGAGGTGCGGGGTGGCGGTCAACGAGACGAGGGTGACCCTGGTGGGCACGGTGGCCAGCGAGGTGGCGCTGAGCACGGTCGGCACGGGGTTCAGCCGGGCGGTGTTCCGGATGGTCAGCGTGGAGCGGCGGTTCGACCGGGACCTGGGGCGGTTCGTGGACGGTGACCGGTTGTTCGTGTCGGTGACCTGCTGGCGGGGGCTCGCGGAGAACGTGCGGGCGAGCCTGGGGCGGGGCGACCCGGTGGTGGTGACGGGCAAGCTGCGGCTGCACGAGCTGCGCACCGAGGACGTGCGGCGCACCCACCTGTCGGTGGAGGCGTCGGCGGTGGGGCCGAACCTGCTGTGGTGCACGGCCGAGCCCCGGCGGGGCGGTGATCCCGGTCCCGATCCCGGTTCCGAACCGGTTTCCGGCGTGGCCGGGCGCGGTATTTCAGAGTCGGCGGGTGCAGCGCCTACGCTGCCCGACGTGCTCGCGCCGCGCACCGAGGAGCAGTCGGTCTCCGTCGCGGAGGAGGCCCTCCCGGTGCCCTTCTGAGCCGAACAGCCCAACCGCCGGGATATCGCGCCCCACCGGGCGTCCGAGCGGCGGACAATGTGAAGAAGTTTCCGCAGACGAGCAGCACTGAGGAGGGAGGTCGTGGACGGCGCCGGGTGATGCCCACGTCCAGGTGACAGTCCTTGACATTCCGGTAGAACTGCGCAGTTCACGGCGTTCGCAGGTCACGGCTTCGGGTCCACAGGACCTCGGTGCCCGGTGCCCCCGTACGGGTGACAGCTGTGCTTCGTCGCTCCGGAAGATCAGGTTGCGCGTTGCCGACGACCGAGGTTCTTGCCCGAACGGCTCCGCTCTACGATCGCGGCTATGGCCGAGTTCATCTACACCATGAAGAAGGTGCGCAAAGCGCACGGGGACAAGGTCATCCTCGATGACGTCACCATCATGTTCTACCCCGGTGCGAAGATCGGCCTGGTCGGCCCCAACGGCGCGGGCAAGTCGAGCGTGCTGAAGATCATGGCCGGTCTCGACAAGCCCGGCAACGGCGAGGCCTACCTGTCGCCCGGCTACACCGTCGGCATCCTCCAGCAGGAGCCGCCGCTCAACGAGGAGAAGACCGTCCTGGG includes:
- a CDS encoding single-stranded DNA-binding protein, whose translation is MAVNETRVTLVGTVASEVALSTVGTGFSRAVFRMVSVERRFDRDLGRFVDGDRLFVSVTCWRGLAENVRASLGRGDPVVVTGKLRLHELRTEDVRRTHLSVEASAVGPNLLWCTAEPRRGGDPGPDPGSEPVSGVAGRGISESAGAAPTLPDVLAPRTEEQSVSVAEEALPVPF